A section of the Solitalea canadensis DSM 3403 genome encodes:
- a CDS encoding dihydrofolate reductase, with translation MNISIIVAQAENNVIGKSNQLIWHLPADLKHFKKLTTGNTIIMGRKTYDSIGRPLPNRRNVIISRNKDLKIEGCDLVNSLEEALELTRNDEKVFIIGGAQIYNQAMNIADTLFITEVKQVFEGDAFFPDIASDKWIEIAREDHKADEKNRLDYSFVTYKRRN, from the coding sequence ATGAACATAAGCATCATAGTAGCGCAGGCTGAAAATAACGTTATCGGCAAGAGCAATCAATTAATTTGGCATTTACCTGCTGACTTAAAGCATTTTAAAAAATTAACAACAGGTAACACCATTATTATGGGGCGTAAAACCTATGATTCAATAGGCCGACCATTGCCTAACCGCAGGAATGTTATTATCAGTCGAAATAAAGATTTAAAGATCGAAGGTTGTGATCTGGTTAATTCACTGGAAGAAGCTCTGGAGCTAACAAGAAATGATGAAAAGGTTTTTATTATCGGTGGTGCACAGATCTATAATCAGGCGATGAACATTGCAGATACACTCTTTATCACTGAAGTAAAACAAGTATTTGAAGGAGATGCTTTCTTTCCGGACATTGCAAGCGATAAATGGATCGAAATTGCACGTGAAGATCATAAAGCTGACGAAAAAAATAGGCTCGATTATTCATTCGTTACTTATAAACGCAGGAATTAA
- a CDS encoding protease inhibitor I42 family protein encodes MKADLFRNLGLKKTIFNPNLNRVYLVNIVFLIASLYGCKSLQQEKNMESKDLKINDSLFISLPGKGTSGLLWEYKTENEGIVTIERVDYAEDLFKGTPQPAVGSSIPEVFKVIGTKVGTTKIHFEQRRPWEKTSPPIDTKDFEIKVTD; translated from the coding sequence ATGAAGGCTGATTTATTTCGTAATTTGGGGTTGAAGAAAACGATCTTCAACCCTAATTTGAATAGGGTTTATCTTGTGAATATTGTCTTCTTGATTGCTTCCCTTTATGGCTGCAAATCACTTCAGCAAGAAAAAAATATGGAATCCAAAGACTTAAAAATAAATGATAGCCTCTTTATTTCCCTTCCGGGAAAGGGTACATCGGGGCTTTTATGGGAATACAAAACAGAGAATGAGGGTATTGTTACGATTGAAAGGGTAGATTATGCAGAAGATCTTTTTAAAGGCACTCCTCAACCCGCGGTGGGATCATCCATCCCCGAAGTGTTTAAAGTAATTGGCACTAAAGTAGGGACAACTAAAATTCACTTTGAGCAGCGACGCCCTTGGGAAAAAACCTCACCACCGATTGATACAAAGGATTTTGAAATAAAGGTTACTGATTAA
- a CDS encoding C1 family peptidase — protein MAQLKIKALVSDLAKTQARWQASETEVSKLPENQQRALLGVEIDPAALQAIMAVPPKATTPSFAPAVDWRNRNGNHVTSVKDQGGCGSCVSFCITSVVESMTSIEKGQLLNLSEADLHFCSNHGANCGGWWPQYALDEVKARGIVDDVSFPYASAFPNNDIWQSPPHCTNVTDRASNAVKITSYTALVSEIDRKNHLTNIGPCSAVIEVYQDFFSYTNGVYHHVSGGLAGLHCVSVIGYSEAEQCWICKNSWNTAWGNAGFFKIAYGQCGIDTTYPFYGAQGVVLPAQKGWQGWESLGGGITSKPDAVSWDNNRIDVVARGLDSAVWHRWWNGTAWFGWESLGGGIQGAPSICSWANGRLDIFAVGLNHHLYHKWYQGGWSGWEDLGGLLSSDPSCVSWGNNRIDIFARGTDSALWHKWWDGAWYGWESLGGVLTSAPTVCSWASGRLDIFARGTNNSLFHKWYEGQWSNWEDLNAQLFDNPGAVSWGPNRIDVFFPGQNNHMMHKWWNGQWSGVEDLGGVLSSGVGVSSWAANRLDCFVMGTNSQLYHKWYEG, from the coding sequence TTGATCCTGCTGCATTACAAGCCATTATGGCTGTTCCTCCTAAAGCAACTACACCAAGCTTCGCACCTGCAGTAGATTGGCGAAATCGAAATGGAAATCACGTGACCTCCGTAAAAGATCAGGGTGGTTGCGGCTCATGCGTATCGTTCTGTATTACAAGCGTTGTAGAATCAATGACCTCTATTGAAAAAGGTCAACTATTAAATTTATCAGAGGCCGATTTGCACTTTTGTTCTAATCATGGAGCAAACTGTGGAGGTTGGTGGCCACAATACGCATTGGACGAAGTTAAAGCAAGAGGCATTGTGGATGATGTGTCCTTCCCGTATGCTTCGGCATTTCCTAATAATGATATATGGCAAAGTCCGCCGCATTGTACAAATGTGACCGACAGGGCTTCTAACGCAGTGAAAATAACCAGTTATACGGCACTTGTAAGTGAAATTGATCGTAAAAATCACCTGACAAACATTGGGCCGTGCTCGGCGGTTATTGAGGTTTATCAAGACTTTTTTAGTTATACAAACGGTGTTTATCATCATGTTTCGGGAGGATTGGCTGGTTTGCATTGCGTTTCAGTTATTGGTTACTCTGAAGCAGAACAATGCTGGATCTGTAAGAATTCATGGAATACTGCTTGGGGAAATGCAGGGTTCTTCAAAATAGCCTATGGTCAATGTGGTATCGATACCACGTATCCGTTTTATGGAGCACAAGGAGTTGTTTTACCTGCCCAAAAGGGTTGGCAAGGATGGGAAAGCCTTGGAGGTGGTATAACTTCAAAGCCAGATGCCGTTTCATGGGATAATAATCGAATTGATGTGGTTGCTCGAGGATTAGACTCTGCTGTTTGGCATCGTTGGTGGAATGGTACGGCTTGGTTTGGTTGGGAGTCGTTAGGAGGAGGTATACAAGGTGCTCCGTCTATCTGCTCATGGGCTAACGGCAGGTTGGATATTTTTGCAGTTGGCTTAAATCATCATTTATATCACAAATGGTATCAGGGAGGTTGGAGTGGATGGGAAGATCTGGGAGGATTGCTTTCTTCTGATCCATCGTGTGTTAGTTGGGGAAATAATCGTATTGATATTTTTGCAAGGGGAACGGACTCTGCTCTTTGGCATAAGTGGTGGGATGGGGCCTGGTATGGTTGGGAAAGTTTGGGTGGAGTCTTAACCTCAGCTCCAACTGTATGTTCTTGGGCTAGTGGCAGGTTGGATATTTTTGCAAGAGGAACCAATAATAGTTTGTTCCATAAATGGTATGAAGGCCAATGGTCTAATTGGGAAGATTTAAATGCACAATTATTTGATAATCCGGGAGCTGTTTCCTGGGGCCCAAATCGAATTGATGTCTTCTTCCCGGGACAAAATAACCATATGATGCATAAGTGGTGGAACGGACAATGGAGTGGAGTAGAAGACCTTGGAGGTGTATTAAGTTCTGGAGTGGGTGTCTCATCTTGGGCTGCAAACAGACTCGATTGTTTTGTGATGGGTACCAATTCTCAGCTTTACCATAAATGGTATGAAGGCTGA